Part of the Apostichopus japonicus isolate 1M-3 chromosome 13, ASM3797524v1, whole genome shotgun sequence genome is shown below.
ttcaggGTCAACCAAAGGGGGTGGTGATGCTTTGAAATACAACATTTGTAGGACTTATCTCGTCCTTACCGTTGATAATTGCTTGTTGGGCCCAGGTCTTCATCATCGAAGACACTTCCTCCCGATGGAATCTAATCATCTCCTGCACGTACGTAGTAGCGTTAGGACTTATATCCCAAGGCATGACGCAGAATGACATGACCGGGAGGTAAGTCATCAGTTGAACCCATCGGACGTACAACTCCTCGTCCAGCAGCGGGTGATTGGTGTCGTGCCCAGTGTCGATGGGTCCACAGACCGGAGGGGGTATGACGAAGGGGTAACCTAATATTCCATGCAACAGAACCGCCGGTATGATACCTCGAAGACCATTCTCGCCATGCCAGTTCGGCCCCCACGGGTCCATCTGAATGAAGAGCGGACTCTCTTGCGATCGGTGGCCACATTTCCTCCTTCCGGAACGACCCAGCCTGTCGGCCACTTTTGTGTAAAACGTGCAAAAGACAGTCGGGTCGTTGTATCGGTCTGGAAACTGGTGGAATTCAAAGTGAGGTGGCATAGGCATTCCGTACCCACCTTCGAATACCAACGAGGTGAACGAGTTGACTTTCCTAAACCGTTGCCATCTCTCGTAGAGCCAATCTCTAGCTTCGCTATTAGTGACGTCCAGTATTCCCGAATACGTCCCTCTCCATTCTACGAGTGTAGGTGCCAGCCCACCGACATCTCTGATTAGAAACATTTTTGACGCTAGAACAGCAAACGAGTCAGATGCTACATCAAAGTACGGACTGAGATGCACCGTCCAGTTGAAACCGACGCTGGAGGTCAGGACGTCCGTTGAAAGAAACATTTCCGACTCTAAGTGGTTGGCTATATATGCCGGTGCTTCCAATTCGATATCTCCACTGTGAAAGCCATTGTACTTCAGCAGCTGCACGAATCGTAGAAGACTCTGACTGCTGATATTTGGTAAGTTTGCAGCGGTGTGCCATATTGGCGTGGAAAATGACTTTGGGTTTGGCGTGTGAGTCGGCGGTTTGAACAATGTCCTCGTGGCATGGCGGTGTGCTGCTGTGACGTTATTGGATATAAAGACTTTGTAGATCAGGGCCGGATAATCGTTGAGAGGATTTTGAAACGGAGAGCTCAGGGCCTCGCTCCTGAAGCATAACCGCTGGGAGTGGTTGTCGTTAGAACCGACGTAGAGGGGAACATCGTCCTGCACGACTAAAGAAAGCCCCGACGACGAGAGCCAGAACCTCTCGAGTATCCCTCCAAATGATTCTGCGCTCTGGTCGTTCCCTCTGGAGATGAACGGCTGCATCTCTATATTCGTCCGGTCTAACGGCCAGACCGGTGGAGACGAGAGGCTACCTCCGTACCAGTGGTCGTCGCCCATCAGTATGCAGTCTTGTAAGGGTGAATCTAACTTTGCAGAGTCCCATTTGATTTCTACGATTATAAGAGCACCTTCCTCCTCGGAAGTTATCTCCATCCTAGCTAGCCGTTCGTCATCCTCCCCGCTCTTCAACCAATCGATGCATATGGCATCCTTGACGAACATATCCTCGCACACCAGCGGGTAGGCGTCGCCCGGCAGAAGCATCCCGACCTCTGCGCGGAGCACTCTGTCGTCATTCAAATTTGTCAGATGCAGTTCTTGTGTGACGGGATCGAACCGAATGTGGCCGGCTCTTCGGATGCTCATCCGTCCATGCTGGGTGATGTAGTACCAGGAGAGGAAGACAATGATGCAGGTAGTGACGGAGAGGACACACAGCGCTCTCCTCGTCTTCTTACTGAAGAAGGTGGTGGATTTCAATTCGATAGACGGTGACTTACGCAGAAGAGAAATAGTTTTGTTGGGAGAGGTTGAGCTCATCTCCACCTCCATTTTGAGCAGGTCCATCGCAGTCGCAGCAGAGAATTCATCGTATTTATGATCTCGTAGCCCCAGTTTTGCCATTGATTCGCTGCTGTTTTCCTTTAGCTTCTCGTCAGAATTTtactgaaaagagaaaaagcaATGGTTCAACTTTTGATAAAACTTTTAATGTAAGGGATATGAATAAAGTTGTAAGTAAAATcactttgagaaattaggtAAATGAAAGTTTTAGCAATCATCATAGTTTCCAACAGCTTCATAAACTGAGCATGTACTCTGTCACCATTTGATCCGCCAAATAATCCTCAGACACGAGGATCAAGGATCAAATATCGAGGATCGAGTTCACATTGGTACCACTTAATAGTGCCAATGATTTCAGTGTGTCTGTACGTTGAAATGCATTTCCGCAGGGAAGTCCTCTGTCGAAAAAATTTAGTCTCGTACGGAAAATCTTTAAGATTTTCTTACACTTCTATTACTAGCGAAAAAGCTTATAACTCAATCCAATTTTGGAAACTACAACTCATTTCTTACTGAAAGTTGTGAATGAGAATTTTTACCATGCATCCTACTGAGTATGCACTTATTCACATGTATTAAGTGGGCTCCTGTGGGCTTAAGTGGGCTCCTGGATTTAACTATACCCATCTGCGACTATGGTTGCCTTACAGGCAGTTTAGGGGGCCCCGGAATGTATGTCTGGCCTAGTGTCCACAAAGAGTTGTAAATTTATCTGCCTGGAAAGCAGTTATTTACGATACTATAAAGCTGCGGCCACGGGTCCATATGATGAGAAGCCGAATATTTAGTTACAGTTCACGTTAGGTGGCTATCCCAATGTTCAGTTTTGGATCTTTTTGGAATTATATTTTACACTTTGAAAGACCAGATGGCCGGTGAAGCTGTGGCTTAAACTACTGGATGAAAAGCCCTTTAATACTTCAGCCAGTCAGTTCTTGAATCCTTGaaccaacaatttttttatgcTAGTTTTCATTGCAGCTGATAAACGCCTGTATCCGCTCAACCCTAAGGACTGGTAAATCCAGCCCTGGCCAACTACCCGCCATGACTTATCATGAACTACACATGGCACTCAGGCCAGCATAGGTGTCACTTTCCTCCTTTGAAAGTATTATCACTCCTTCAGAGTAAAAGTTTCACACATGTGCCGGCCAAGGTGCTAATTCAATCGCACAGTTGTATGTCAAAACTGAAGCACCTGCTATAAATTAGAACATGTCTTCACGGCTACTTAATGGGTGAAAACTCTGCAGTTCTTTAATTATATTTCTATGTCATCTGCTTGACAAAAAGGATGTCAAATGGGATCATAATTTGGATCATAATTTCATACAGCCGCTGCGAGAAAAAGTATCATcgggaatgaatgaatgaatctgagctgtaagtatttgaGATCAAACATTAAAGTGGATACAtgaattatgtatgtatttcagatcctcctgcaagcaggaactcgcgaagaagcctcattggcttatcaaagctgcaagctgaccgaagtcagtctcttacattcatatttaacgtccatgattatgaattgtcaattgtcaacaactctgtaactggatgacatacattaatcttggagtgacttgaactggggaccttatgattggaaggcaccggcgttaaccactgagctaacactccttgttGATGAACACTCCTTGTTGATGAAAGTTGATGAAATTATCTATGAAACAACCTTGAAATACCTTGTTAATAAAAACCCCTGATGTGTACTCATACCCTGTAAGATCTCATACAGTGGGAAATCTAGTGGGCAATAGCTACAAGTGCAAGGTATTGTACTTATACACATGCTTAAAGCATTGCACTCCGTATTGTACGTATGGCAAGCAGAATTCTACCTGTACACATAATCGTGCAGTTCAAAATAACTTCTGTTCCGGCAGAAAGCTACGTAAACCTCCGTATTCCGTAAATTTGGCATTCTCATGTTTGTTGAAAGGGTAATTAATTCATGAAATACtaatcccccccctcccctccgagAAGATGGTATGTTATTTTAGCTGAGATGTGAAACCGGCTATTTTTAGAATGTCACGGTGGAAGGGAAGCTGACAAGATCACCAAAAATAGTAAAGATTTCCTACGTAACCCTGTCTATGTGCCCCTCAAAATAACAGATAATTTTCCCTCCTGGAGCACAGTTTTAGGATGTTATTCTTGAAGATGTCCTTCTCCAGCGCTGCAGCATTTATAGTTCAGCTATTAAGCCAAGATAAACAGTTGGGGCTCCTCGGTTGTAGAAAAGCTCTTTGGCACTACGTGGAGCCTCTTTAGCGCTCGCATAATGAAAGATAAATAGCGGAAGCACATTAAATGCGAGTAGGatatatatcaaaatgtaacattttgtcGTTATGTTTTTTTAATCGGAAAATTTACTGACATGATTGACATTGTGTGCATGTAGAtgtaaaatgtgaattttgagGAAACTGAATTGACCTTGAATTTTGTTTCGTACTAACAAAAGcatgaaagttaaaaaataaCATGCTGAGTTAATTAATGTGATAGATCTAACTACACTAATAATATGCAAGTTACAGTAGTATGGAACATGTAAGTACATTCACAAAACAATCTTTGtaatttcaatatattataATGTATAAAAGTAATATATACCTTATAATTAATTGCATTGCAAAGCATTTGggttttgacattttcttacGTAAGAGGACTTATATAAATTTTAGAGTTTATCCTATGACCTGACAGGGTTAGATGGTGCTGATTTTACAGCCTCTGATACCCTTAAGCACAATATAAGCTTgtttcccctctcccctctccaaTTGCCTTAAGTATTAAGTGTTGCAGGGAAAAACCAAAAATAGATCCTTTTTAATGCCTGGAATTAAAATGGAGATGGGCTGGGCATATCACAAGATATAAGGTATTAGATGGTCAAATATGGATGGCAGAATGTCAGCCAGAGAATGGGAGAAGAAGAAAGGGGAGATAAGGAGAAGATGGAGAGATGACATATCTGAGTACGCAAAGACACCAACAAGGGCTAGGACAgcacaagagagagagagagacagattGAAACCGCTTAAGGAGGGCTACATTCAACAGAGGATGAACAATGcctgacgatgatgatgatggccatgatgatcatgatcatatcatgatgatgatcaggatcatgatgatgatgaatgcCTGGAAGTGTTCACAGAGGCTTAGCTTGAACTTGGAGGCCCCTACAAGTATATAGGTACTGTAATCTGGCACTGACTGGGGTATGTTGTGTAGTCTTGCTAGATACGATCTTACTTACGCATAAAGCTTCAACAAAGTCACGTAACGTTATGGTACAATTGAATTATTACGTGTACGTGCAACAATCTAGCAacagtgtaatatatatgtcTCACTGAGATTCACAGGGTATGTAGCCCAGCTGTTTGTGCACAATCAAATTGCTTTATTTCCAAGTTTCATTGGATATGGAATTATGGATGATCAATTCACATTGAAACAACTCAGAAATGACAGCATCTCAGAGAAGGTTTAAATTTGCTCGGGACACACTATACAGCTCTCTCTGTCTGAACTTGATAGGAATTCTTCCTGCGGTCATAAAACCTCTCAGATTAATCAAAAGAAAATtaggaaacaaaatatatattttgaataaatCCAGACTTGAAAGTTAATCGATTTCTCTGTCATTGTTAGACTGCTAGGTTTCTCTTTTTTCCTCTGAACAGAGAATTTCCACTCTTTGTCTTTTTATAGAGCAGTTTGGTAATGAAAATTTCTTGACAAAtactttatatgtatacaggCTTTTCCAATTACTGGTCTACGAAGCCGACTTCCTGAATTTCAATTGGTTTCTTATCCTAGCTTACATATATATGCCCGTAAAGAATTGCCACAGACTCTATTGCTAGTTTTAATAAAAGACCAACAGCTCTGTCAGCTGATAGTCAACAATGTATGATAAGCTATATATTATTCAAAAGAGTTAGTAAATGCATCACTATACTGGCATACAATAGCTCCTTCAAAAATCTGTCTCGAGTATTGGGAATAGTTATTAGTGTTTTTGTGATAACAAAAATGGCAGgttaaatttatgtaaatttttGTTCCatacattttgtgaaatttataaATCATGCTATTTTTTGTTTCTGTGTAGTAAGGGCAAAGAAAGCTTTGGCTAGAATGTGATTTAAAACGGTCAGTTAACTCAGGGTTGAAAGTGATGTGCCCTAATAACTGAATAACCCAGCCTCAATTGCAAGAGGATGGGTGGGAGATGGGTTGGGGGGATGAGAAGGGGGACAGCTGACTGTGGGATTATTAAATATGACATAATTCTATGACGCTGCATTCCGCAAACCACTTTAAAACAAGTCACACATGAACGTCAATGAAGTGTTGCTGTTGgctcagaaaaaaaatattctgataattattattatttattgtaaaaaaaaaagcacccAATCTGCAGataaattattatgatattaagAGAAGAAGAAATGGCATTAAATGGGCTGGAAAATATTAACTTGTAGAAGTTGAAAATACTTCACCTATTTTATATCACTATATTAGCATCTCTCTAATACTTTGCTGCTGTTACAATAGTGGTCTGAAGCTACAGTATATTGGGAAGCTGGTATTGTAGAAATAGAAAAAGAGCTAATGGGATTTGAAGGGGGGAAAAGGGAGAGGGGATTTGGTGGGTTtggtggtggaggagggggggcttattaaaacaaatgattGAAAGTCATTATGTAAGTGGTCATTACActtaactttctagcatatttaggcaAAGCAAATTTGACCACACTGACTGTacagatgacctttaacctttatTACTAGAGCATGACCTGATTGTGCGGGTTTCTCAGTTAGAATTCTTGCCATGATAATCATGATGTTGAATCTACGAGACTTTGTCCTTTTCTTTCGAAATTCAGCACAATATAACAATTGCCTCCTAGCGTAGTACATTAGATGAATGAAGAAATTAGACCTGTTAGAATTGCAAATTTCCTGCGACCTCTTTGAATAATTGAGACAAGCGATAGTGAGAGGCACACTTGCATTTTCTGAATTTAGGTTATGAAGCTATTGTAGGTCCAATGCTGTCAAGTTGACTTATATAAAAATGTTAGCTGTTTTTGTTTCTGACCTAGATAGATCGAGCATACTTTGATCAGTTCAGTTTATCAAATTTCCTATTTTTAGAGTAAATCCCAAAACTCCTCAAACTTGTCAAATGTTTGCctcaatttatttatataaccGACATTCATGTGGGTTACAATGTGACGTAAAAGTGATTTTGAGACAATTTCCAGGACAGTTTTCCCAATACTAACTACACATTACACACTATACATTAACACACATTACTATATGGGCAATTCCATGATGGAGGGGACATGACCTAAAAATAAGAAGTGTCAGTTTTCAACCTGCTATCAGTCTAATGTTGTAGTATACATATATCTAAGTTTGTGGAATAGGTAAGCAATTTTTCTCCAGCACTCAAATTTTGAATGCATGGCTCAATTAATCAAGGAGGATGAGAGCTCAAAATAATCCTGAAAATTCATCATACATTCCATTCCATCCTATATAATACTCATCAGATAGTATTTAGTAGTTTTATTATGTGTTACTATAGATACTCCTGTTGACTGTGTTATGacagaaaaacatttcaaaatttcttcatgAAAACTTCAGAACAGACATTTTTCAGGCTTCAATCACtgatgtaacgtgagtaaccgaaaaaacaactttttctcTATGTGACATTTCTTTAACAAGTGGAAATCTGATAACCATAATTTCGTTAGTACTCATAGTCCCAAGTGTGGAAACAAGATCACTAATGAGGAGAGACCCATCATGTGTGAGTGATAGATCACTGAAAtctgtaacgtgagtaaccgtgtaacgtgagtaaccaatgtgtaacgtgagtaaccaagCTAACACACTGAGACAATGCAGGAAATGCCTATTTTTGTCTTGTAAATAATTGCTCAATAAGAGAGAGCAGTaggggttagggtaagggttagtaAGACACCTGGAGAGTACTCTCCCATCACCCATGAAGAAGATTCAGCAAGAAGCTCGGAGGTTGGCCACTAGATGACAAGTTGCCTCCTCCTGCATATTTCAACCTGGAGCGCAAAGGGCTGGATCCACTTCCTTCAATTCTACCAAGGCCCTGATTCAAATAGACTTCTCTGAGAACTACACATGTGTATCTCAAGATGAAATCCAGACTGCCCACTGGAACCAAAGACAGGTGAGCCTGTTCACAGTAGCAGTGTGGCACTCCTGTTCCCTCCATTCCAGTGTTGTGGCATCAGACAGCCTGGTCCACTCCAAGGATACAGTTATGGCATATGTGGACAAAGTCCTTAATGGCCTAAC
Proteins encoded:
- the LOC139978159 gene encoding myogenesis-regulating glycosidase-like, translating into MAKLGLRDHKYDEFSAATAMDLLKMEVEMSSTSPNKTISLLRKSPSIELKSTTFFSKKTRRALCVLSVTTCIIVFLSWYYITQHGRMSIRRAGHIRFDPVTQELHLTNLNDDRVLRAEVGMLLPGDAYPLVCEDMFVKDAICIDWLKSGEDDERLARMEITSEEEGALIIVEIKWDSAKLDSPLQDCILMGDDHWYGGSLSSPPVWPLDRTNIEMQPFISRGNDQSAESFGGILERFWLSSSGLSLVVQDDVPLYVGSNDNHSQRLCFRSEALSSPFQNPLNDYPALIYKVFISNNVTAAHRHATRTLFKPPTHTPNPKSFSTPIWHTAANLPNISSQSLLRFVQLLKYNGFHSGDIELEAPAYIANHLESEMFLSTDVLTSSVGFNWTVHLSPYFDVASDSFAVLASKMFLIRDVGGLAPTLVEWRGTYSGILDVTNSEARDWLYERWQRFRKVNSFTSLVFEGGYGMPMPPHFEFHQFPDRYNDPTVFCTFYTKVADRLGRSGRRKCGHRSQESPLFIQMDPWGPNWHGENGLRGIIPAVLLHGILGYPFVIPPPVCGPIDTGHDTNHPLLDEELYVRWVQLMTYLPVMSFCVMPWDISPNATTYVQEMIRFHREEVSSMMKTWAQQAIINGEPIIRPIWWNRDNDERALTSDSEFLIGDQLLVAPVLEQGAKDREIYLPAGRWKDNLRGTIIEGGTLLTNYKVGLKDIPTFTNENYS